One Pithys albifrons albifrons isolate INPA30051 chromosome 17, PitAlb_v1, whole genome shotgun sequence genomic window carries:
- the LIMK2 gene encoding LIM domain kinase 2 isoform X4 gives MRCSECQDPLTNWYYEKDGKLYCHKDYWGKFGESCHGCSLLMTGPVMVAGEYKYHPECFACMSCKVIIEDGDTYALVQHSTLYCGKCHNQIVLTPMIEKHSTESLREQLPYTLTLISMPAATDGKRGFSVSVEGGCSSYATGVQVKEVNRMHISPDVRNAIHPADRILEINGAPIRTLQVEEVEELIRKTSQTLQLLIEHDPVSQRLDRLRLDSRLPSHIQPPISPRSLSPLDIKENLEGTLRRRSLRRSNSISKSPGPSSPKEPLLLSRDISRSESLRSSSSCSQQIFRPCDLIHGEVLGKGFFGQAIKVTHKATGKVMVMKELIRCDEETQKTFLTEVKVMRSLDHPNVLKFIGVLYKDKKLNLLTEYIEGGTLKDFLRNADPFPWQQKVSFAKGIASGMAYLHSMCIIHRDLNSHNCLIKLDKTVVVADFGLSRLIVEERKKPTLEKPSAKKRTLRKSDRKKRYTVVGNPYWMAPEMLNGQSYDEMVDIFSFGIVLCEIIGQVYADPDCLPRTLDFGLNVKLFWEKFVPADCPPAFFPLAAICCRLEPESRPPFSKLEDSFEALSLYLGELAIPLPSELEELDHNVSVQYGLTRDKLPEDTT, from the exons GTGCTCTGAATGTCAGGATCCCCTCACTAACTGGTACTACGAGAAAGATGGGAAGCTGTACTGTCACAAGGACTACTGGGGGAAGTTTGGGGAATCTTGCCATGGCTGCTCTCTGCTGATGACTGGACCTGTGATG GTGGCTGGCGAGTACAAGTATCACCCCGAGTGCTTCGCTTGTATGAGCTGCAAAGTGATCATTGAGGATGGGGACACTTATGCACTGGTGCAACATTCCACTCTGTACTG TGGGAAATGCCACAACCAGATTGTGCTGACGCCGATGATAGAGAAGCACTCCACGGAGTCCCTGCGGGAGCAGCTGCCCTACACTCTGACCCTCATCTCCATGCCCGCGGCCACCGACGGCAAGAGGGGCTTCTCCGTGTCTGTCGAGGGGGGCTGCTCCAGCTATGCCACCGGTGTCCAGGTGAAAGA AGTTAACAGGATGCACATCAGCCCAGATGTCCGGAATGCCATCCACCCTGCGGATCGGATCCTGGAGATTAACGGAGCTCCCATTCGCACCTTGCAGGTGGAGGAG GTGGAGGAATTGATCCGCAAGACCAGCCAGaccctgcagctgctcataGAGCACGACCCCGTCTCGCAGCGCCTGGACAGGCTCCGCCTGGACTCGCGCCTTCCTTCCCATATACAGCCCCCCATCTCCCCACGCTCCCTCTCCCCACTGGACATCAAGGAGAACCTGGAAGGGACGCTCCGGCGCCGCTCCCTCAG GCGCAGTAACAGCATCTCCAAGTCCCCTGGCCCCAGCTCTCCAAAGGAGCCACTCCTTCTGAGCCGCGACATCAGTCGTTCCGAATCCCTGcgctcctcctccagctgctcccagcaaaTCTTCCGGCCCTGTGACCTCATTCATGGAGAGGTTCtaggaaaaggattttttggGCAAGCAATCAAG GTGACTCACAAAGCAACAGGAAAGGTGATGGTGATGAAGGAACTGATTCGCTGTGATGAGGAAACACAGAAGACCTTCTTGACAGAG GTGAAAGTGATGCGCAGCCTGGACCACCCCAACGTGCTGAAGTTCATCGGGGTGCTGTACAAGGACAAGAAGCTGAATCTCCTCACCGAGTACATCGAGGGGGGCACACTGAAGGACTTCCTCCGCAATGCA GATCCGTTTCCTTGGCAGCAGAAGGTCAGCTTTGCCAAAGGAATTGCCTCTGGAATG GCTTACTTGCACTCCATGTGCATCATTCACAGAGACCTGAATTCACACAATTGCCTGATCAAGTTG gACAAGACAGTGGTGGTGGCTGACTTCGGTCTGTCTCGGCTGATTgtggaggaaaggaagaagccCACGTTGGAGAAACCGTCCGCCAAGAAGCGAACCCTGCGCAAGAGCGACAGGAAGAAGCGCTACACGGTGGTGGGGAACCCATACTGGATGGCCCCAGAGATGCTGAATg ggcagagctaTGATGAGATGGTGGACATCTTTTCATTTGGGATTGTTCTCTGTGAG ATCATAGGCCAGGTTTATGCTGACCCAGACTGTCTCCCACGCACACTGGACTTTGGCCTTAATGTCAAGCTGTTCTGGGAGAAGTTTGTTCCTGCTGACTGTCCTCCAGCCTTTTTCCCTCTGGCTGCTATTTGCTGCAGACTGGAGCCAGAGAGCAG
- the LIMK2 gene encoding LIM domain kinase 2 isoform X2 has product MGSYLSAPAYFAPKDPFRCSECQDPLTNWYYEKDGKLYCHKDYWGKFGESCHGCSLLMTGPVMVAGEYKYHPECFACMSCKVIIEDGDTYALVQHSTLYCGKCHNQIVLTPMIEKHSTESLREQLPYTLTLISMPAATDGKRGFSVSVEGGCSSYATGVQVKEVNRMHISPDVRNAIHPADRILEINGAPIRTLQVEEVEELIRKTSQTLQLLIEHDPVSQRLDRLRLDSRLPSHIQPPISPRSLSPLDIKENLEGTLRRRSLRRSNSISKSPGPSSPKEPLLLSRDISRSESLRSSSSCSQQIFRPCDLIHGEVLGKGFFGQAIKVTHKATGKVMVMKELIRCDEETQKTFLTEVKVMRSLDHPNVLKFIGVLYKDKKLNLLTEYIEGGTLKDFLRNADPFPWQQKVSFAKGIASGMAYLHSMCIIHRDLNSHNCLIKLDKTVVVADFGLSRLIVEERKKPTLEKPSAKKRTLRKSDRKKRYTVVGNPYWMAPEMLNGQSYDEMVDIFSFGIVLCEIIGQVYADPDCLPRTLDFGLNVKLFWEKFVPADCPPAFFPLAAICCRLEPESRPPFSKLEDSFEALSLYLGELAIPLPSELEELDHNVSVQYGLTRDKLPEDTT; this is encoded by the exons ATGGGAAGTTACTTGTCTGCCCCAGCTTACTTCGCTCCCAAGGATCCCTTTCG GTGCTCTGAATGTCAGGATCCCCTCACTAACTGGTACTACGAGAAAGATGGGAAGCTGTACTGTCACAAGGACTACTGGGGGAAGTTTGGGGAATCTTGCCATGGCTGCTCTCTGCTGATGACTGGACCTGTGATG GTGGCTGGCGAGTACAAGTATCACCCCGAGTGCTTCGCTTGTATGAGCTGCAAAGTGATCATTGAGGATGGGGACACTTATGCACTGGTGCAACATTCCACTCTGTACTG TGGGAAATGCCACAACCAGATTGTGCTGACGCCGATGATAGAGAAGCACTCCACGGAGTCCCTGCGGGAGCAGCTGCCCTACACTCTGACCCTCATCTCCATGCCCGCGGCCACCGACGGCAAGAGGGGCTTCTCCGTGTCTGTCGAGGGGGGCTGCTCCAGCTATGCCACCGGTGTCCAGGTGAAAGA AGTTAACAGGATGCACATCAGCCCAGATGTCCGGAATGCCATCCACCCTGCGGATCGGATCCTGGAGATTAACGGAGCTCCCATTCGCACCTTGCAGGTGGAGGAG GTGGAGGAATTGATCCGCAAGACCAGCCAGaccctgcagctgctcataGAGCACGACCCCGTCTCGCAGCGCCTGGACAGGCTCCGCCTGGACTCGCGCCTTCCTTCCCATATACAGCCCCCCATCTCCCCACGCTCCCTCTCCCCACTGGACATCAAGGAGAACCTGGAAGGGACGCTCCGGCGCCGCTCCCTCAG GCGCAGTAACAGCATCTCCAAGTCCCCTGGCCCCAGCTCTCCAAAGGAGCCACTCCTTCTGAGCCGCGACATCAGTCGTTCCGAATCCCTGcgctcctcctccagctgctcccagcaaaTCTTCCGGCCCTGTGACCTCATTCATGGAGAGGTTCtaggaaaaggattttttggGCAAGCAATCAAG GTGACTCACAAAGCAACAGGAAAGGTGATGGTGATGAAGGAACTGATTCGCTGTGATGAGGAAACACAGAAGACCTTCTTGACAGAG GTGAAAGTGATGCGCAGCCTGGACCACCCCAACGTGCTGAAGTTCATCGGGGTGCTGTACAAGGACAAGAAGCTGAATCTCCTCACCGAGTACATCGAGGGGGGCACACTGAAGGACTTCCTCCGCAATGCA GATCCGTTTCCTTGGCAGCAGAAGGTCAGCTTTGCCAAAGGAATTGCCTCTGGAATG GCTTACTTGCACTCCATGTGCATCATTCACAGAGACCTGAATTCACACAATTGCCTGATCAAGTTG gACAAGACAGTGGTGGTGGCTGACTTCGGTCTGTCTCGGCTGATTgtggaggaaaggaagaagccCACGTTGGAGAAACCGTCCGCCAAGAAGCGAACCCTGCGCAAGAGCGACAGGAAGAAGCGCTACACGGTGGTGGGGAACCCATACTGGATGGCCCCAGAGATGCTGAATg ggcagagctaTGATGAGATGGTGGACATCTTTTCATTTGGGATTGTTCTCTGTGAG ATCATAGGCCAGGTTTATGCTGACCCAGACTGTCTCCCACGCACACTGGACTTTGGCCTTAATGTCAAGCTGTTCTGGGAGAAGTTTGTTCCTGCTGACTGTCCTCCAGCCTTTTTCCCTCTGGCTGCTATTTGCTGCAGACTGGAGCCAGAGAGCAG
- the LIMK2 gene encoding LIM domain kinase 2 isoform X3: MAPRCCLGSWGMAVGGRCSECQDPLTNWYYEKDGKLYCHKDYWGKFGESCHGCSLLMTGPVMVAGEYKYHPECFACMSCKVIIEDGDTYALVQHSTLYCGKCHNQIVLTPMIEKHSTESLREQLPYTLTLISMPAATDGKRGFSVSVEGGCSSYATGVQVKEVNRMHISPDVRNAIHPADRILEINGAPIRTLQVEEVEELIRKTSQTLQLLIEHDPVSQRLDRLRLDSRLPSHIQPPISPRSLSPLDIKENLEGTLRRRSLRRSNSISKSPGPSSPKEPLLLSRDISRSESLRSSSSCSQQIFRPCDLIHGEVLGKGFFGQAIKVTHKATGKVMVMKELIRCDEETQKTFLTEVKVMRSLDHPNVLKFIGVLYKDKKLNLLTEYIEGGTLKDFLRNADPFPWQQKVSFAKGIASGMAYLHSMCIIHRDLNSHNCLIKLDKTVVVADFGLSRLIVEERKKPTLEKPSAKKRTLRKSDRKKRYTVVGNPYWMAPEMLNGQSYDEMVDIFSFGIVLCEIIGQVYADPDCLPRTLDFGLNVKLFWEKFVPADCPPAFFPLAAICCRLEPESRPPFSKLEDSFEALSLYLGELAIPLPSELEELDHNVSVQYGLTRDKLPEDTT; encoded by the exons ATGGCACCCAGATGCTGCCTGGGTTCCTGGGGAATGGCTGTGGGAGGCAG GTGCTCTGAATGTCAGGATCCCCTCACTAACTGGTACTACGAGAAAGATGGGAAGCTGTACTGTCACAAGGACTACTGGGGGAAGTTTGGGGAATCTTGCCATGGCTGCTCTCTGCTGATGACTGGACCTGTGATG GTGGCTGGCGAGTACAAGTATCACCCCGAGTGCTTCGCTTGTATGAGCTGCAAAGTGATCATTGAGGATGGGGACACTTATGCACTGGTGCAACATTCCACTCTGTACTG TGGGAAATGCCACAACCAGATTGTGCTGACGCCGATGATAGAGAAGCACTCCACGGAGTCCCTGCGGGAGCAGCTGCCCTACACTCTGACCCTCATCTCCATGCCCGCGGCCACCGACGGCAAGAGGGGCTTCTCCGTGTCTGTCGAGGGGGGCTGCTCCAGCTATGCCACCGGTGTCCAGGTGAAAGA AGTTAACAGGATGCACATCAGCCCAGATGTCCGGAATGCCATCCACCCTGCGGATCGGATCCTGGAGATTAACGGAGCTCCCATTCGCACCTTGCAGGTGGAGGAG GTGGAGGAATTGATCCGCAAGACCAGCCAGaccctgcagctgctcataGAGCACGACCCCGTCTCGCAGCGCCTGGACAGGCTCCGCCTGGACTCGCGCCTTCCTTCCCATATACAGCCCCCCATCTCCCCACGCTCCCTCTCCCCACTGGACATCAAGGAGAACCTGGAAGGGACGCTCCGGCGCCGCTCCCTCAG GCGCAGTAACAGCATCTCCAAGTCCCCTGGCCCCAGCTCTCCAAAGGAGCCACTCCTTCTGAGCCGCGACATCAGTCGTTCCGAATCCCTGcgctcctcctccagctgctcccagcaaaTCTTCCGGCCCTGTGACCTCATTCATGGAGAGGTTCtaggaaaaggattttttggGCAAGCAATCAAG GTGACTCACAAAGCAACAGGAAAGGTGATGGTGATGAAGGAACTGATTCGCTGTGATGAGGAAACACAGAAGACCTTCTTGACAGAG GTGAAAGTGATGCGCAGCCTGGACCACCCCAACGTGCTGAAGTTCATCGGGGTGCTGTACAAGGACAAGAAGCTGAATCTCCTCACCGAGTACATCGAGGGGGGCACACTGAAGGACTTCCTCCGCAATGCA GATCCGTTTCCTTGGCAGCAGAAGGTCAGCTTTGCCAAAGGAATTGCCTCTGGAATG GCTTACTTGCACTCCATGTGCATCATTCACAGAGACCTGAATTCACACAATTGCCTGATCAAGTTG gACAAGACAGTGGTGGTGGCTGACTTCGGTCTGTCTCGGCTGATTgtggaggaaaggaagaagccCACGTTGGAGAAACCGTCCGCCAAGAAGCGAACCCTGCGCAAGAGCGACAGGAAGAAGCGCTACACGGTGGTGGGGAACCCATACTGGATGGCCCCAGAGATGCTGAATg ggcagagctaTGATGAGATGGTGGACATCTTTTCATTTGGGATTGTTCTCTGTGAG ATCATAGGCCAGGTTTATGCTGACCCAGACTGTCTCCCACGCACACTGGACTTTGGCCTTAATGTCAAGCTGTTCTGGGAGAAGTTTGTTCCTGCTGACTGTCCTCCAGCCTTTTTCCCTCTGGCTGCTATTTGCTGCAGACTGGAGCCAGAGAGCAG